The nucleotide window TCTGCGCTGGAACGCCATGGCGATGGTGGTGCACGCCAACAAGCTCAGTTCTGAGTACGGCGGCCATATCGCGAGCTACGCCTCATCCGCCGTCCTGTATGAAGTGGGCTTCAATCATTTTTGGCGCGCCCGAACGAAAGACTTTTTGGGCGACATGGTGTTTATTCAAGGTCACGTATCGCCAGGTATTTATGCGCGCGCTTTTCTAGAAGGTCGTCTTGAAGAAGAGGATCTATTGCGGTTCCGCCAAGAAGTGGGCGGGGGCGGTCTATCGTCCTATCCGCACCCGTGGCTGATGCCCAATTTTTGGCAGTTCCCCACGGTGTCCATGGGACTGGGCCCGATGATGGCCATCTACCAAGCGCGATTCATGCGCTACATGCAAAACCGAGATTTGCTCAAGTTTCAGGATCGTAAGATCTGGTGCTTCCTCGGCGATGGTGAAATGGATGAGCCCGAGAGCCTCGGCGCCATTACCATGCCGGTGCGTGAAAAACTCGACAATCTGATTTTTGTCGTGAACTGCAACCTGCAGCGTCTCGACGGTCCGGTGCGCGGTAACGGCAAGATTATTCAGGAGCTCGAGGCCGCGTTTACGGGTGCGGGCTGGAACGTGATCAAAGTGGTGTGGGGGTCGCGCTGGGATCCCTTGCTGGCCAAAGACCACAAGGGCCTGTTGCGCAAACGCATGGAAGAGGCCGTGGACGGTGAGTATCAGAATTTCAAAGCGAAGGGCGGTGCCTACACGCGTGAACACTTCTTTGGCAAATACCCGGAGCTCAAAGCCATGGTGGCCAACATGTCCGACGAAGACATTTGGCGACTGAATCGCGGTGGGCACGATATGCAAAAAGTGTATGCCGCCTACGCCGAAGCCATAAAACCCACCGGTCGACCCACTGTGATTTTGGCCAAAACGGTCAAAGGGTTCGGTATGGGGAGCGCCGGCGAAGGGCAGAACATCACGCATCAGAAGAAAAAACTCGACGAGCAGGCGCTGCGCGATTTTCGCGATCGTTTCAATATTCCGGTGAGCGATAAAGACCTGCTTGAAGTCCCTTTTTGCAAACCGCCCAAAGACAGCGACGAGATGAAATACCTCAAGTCGCATCGTGAGCGGCTTGGCGGTTCGCTGCCGGCGCGCACCACATCCGCACCGTCGCTGGAAGTGCCGGCACTGTCGGATTTCGATGTGCAGTTAAAAGGAACCGGCGAGCGCGAAGCATCTACCACCATGGCCATGGTGCGAATTGTCACACAGCTCATAAAAGACAAGAACATCGGCAAGCATATTGTACCGATCGTGCCGGATGAAGCCCGCACCTTCGGCATGGAAGGCATGTTTCGTCAGGTGGGTATTTACTCGTCGATGGGGCAGCTCTACACACCGCAAGACGCCGACCAGCTCATGTATTACCGTGAAGACAAGAAAGGTCAGATTCTTCAAGAGGGCATCAACGAGGCCGGCGCCACGTGTTCTTGGATCGCGGCAGGCACCTCCTATTCCAACCATGGCGTGAGCGCGATTCCGTTTTATCTTTTCTATTCGATGTTCGGTTTCCAGCGTGTCGGTGATTTTATGTGGGCGGCTGCGGATATGCAGGCGCGTGGTTTCTATATCGGCGGTACAGCCGGGCGCACCACGCTCGCCGGGGAAGGATTGCAACACCAAGACGGACACAGTCTGGTGCTCGCGTCCACTATCCCTAACTGTCTCGCCTACGATCCGGCTTATGCCTATGAGCTTGCTGTGATTGTGCAGGACGGTCTGCGGCGCATGCACCAAGAGCAGGAGAACGTGTTCTATTACCTCACGTGCATGAACGAAAACTATCTGCATCCGGCGATGCCTGACGGTGTCGAAGAGGGCATTCTGCGGGGCATGTACCGTCTACGCGAGGGCAGCAAAGGTAAACTGCGAGTGCAGCTTTTCGGCTCAGGCACGATCTTGCGCGAAGTGCTGGCCGCCAGCGATTTGCTGGCTGATGAGTTTGATCTGCCGTCGGACGTATGGAGTGTCACCAGCTACACCGAGTTGCGTCGCGATGGCGCGGAGAAAGACCGCTGGAACATGCTCCATCCCGGCAGCACCCCGCGCAAACCGTATGTTGCCGAATGCCTGGACGGTCTCAATGGGCCCTTTATTGCCGCCAGCGACTACATGAAAATTGTGCCGGATCAAATCCGCAATTGGGTGCCCGGGCGATATTGTGTGCTGGGCACCGATGGGTTTGGTCGAAGCGACGGCCGGGCCGCCTTGCGCCGTCACTTCGAAGTCGACCGCTACTACATTGCGGTGAGTGCACTCAACGCGTTGGCTGAGGAGGGCGCAATCGGGGCCGACAAGGTCAAGGAAGCCATCCGAAAATTTGGTGTGGATGTGAGTAAACCCAACCCGAGTTCGGTGTAGGAGAGCCTTGTGAGTGATCGCATCGAAGTACGCGTACCCGATTTGGGCGATTTCAGTGATGTCGAAGTCATCGAGGTATTGGTCGAACCGGGTCAAACGGTGGACGCCGAAGAGGGCCTTATTACACTCGAGACCGATAAAGCGGCGATGGATGTGCCGTCGCCTCACGCGGGCAAGGTGCTTGAGCTTACCGTAGCGCTGGGTGATACGGTGTCTGAGGGGCACGTGATACTCACGCTTGAAGTAGCGGCCAGTGCCGACGCGGTCGACACCGCCACGGACGACGCGCAGGCGGATGAGGCCATTTCGAATGTGGCCGCGTCGGCGGAACCGTCTTTGGTCAATGTGGCGGTACCCAACCTGGGCGATTTCGACGATGTCGAAGTCATCGAGGTGCTCATGAAAGCGGGCGATCGGGTCGACGTGGATACGCCTCTGCTCACGCTGGAAACCGATAAGGCAACGATGGATGTGCCTTCCGAGGTTAGTGGCACCATCGAGTCGGTGTCGGTTTCGGTCGGCGATCGCGTGTCGGCGGGCGCGGTCGTGGCGACCTGCCTGGCGGACGCAGCGGCGCAATCACCCGCCGCGCCGGCAATCGACGCGACGCCGGCACCCACTCCCGCGCCCGCACCAACAGCGGCTACGTCCAGCCCGCCCGCGCCTGCGACCGGCGCCGCGCCGGCCGCGTTACCCCCGATCAGTGAAGCGACCTTTAAACTCGCGCACGCCAGTCCTGCCGTGCGGAAGTTTGCCCGTGAACTGGGCGTTGACCTTGGTAGAGTGACCGGGTCCGGTGTGAAGTCGCGCATCAGCAAAGACGACGTTAAAGCGTTCGTCAAGTCGGTGATGATGGGCGGGTCGGCCTCGGTGGGATCGGCGTTGCCCGAACTGCCGTCTGTGGATCACGCAAAATTTGGCGACATCACGTTAGAGCCACTGTCGCGTATCCAGAAAATCTCGGGGCCTCGCCTGCACGCCAGCTGGGTCAATATTCCGCACGTAACGCAAAACGATCTCGGTGACTTCACCGCGACTGAGGCGCGCCGCAAAGAAATGAAAGCCGCCGCCGCCGACCAGGATATCAAGCTCACCCCATTGGCATTTGTGGTGCGCGCTTGTGTGATTGGGCTGACCGAATTTCCATTGTTTAATGCATCGCTGTCCGATGACGGTAAAGCGATGGTCATGAAGGACTACATCAATATTGGCTTTGCTGCCGACACGCCAAACGGACTCATGGTGCCGGTGATTCACAACGCCGAGTCACTCGGTGTTCTCGAGATTGCGAAGGCGCTGGGTGAACTCTCGTTGAAAGCGCGGGAAGGCAAGCTTAAGGCTACCGACATGCAAGGCGGTACGTTCACCGTGTCGAGTTTGGGTGGTATCGGTGGAACCTCGTTCACGCCCATTATTAACCCGCCGGAAGTGGCGATACTCGGCGTTTCGCGCTCGGCCATGCAGCCGGTGTACATCGACGGTCAATTTGAGCCGCGACTGATGCTGCCGCTGTCGCTGTCTTATGATCACCGCGTGATCGATGGGGCAAGCGCCGCCCGATTTACCGCGCGCTTGGCCGCGTTAGTCGGTGATATCGACGCACTGGTGTCCGCATGAGCGAACCCACCATCATTCAGGTGCCCGAACTTGGCGACTTCGACGAAGTGGAAATCATCGACGTTCTGGTTCGACCGGGCGATCAAGTTCACAAAGAAGATGCGCTGGTCACACTGGAAACGGACAAAGCGGCCATGGACGTGCCGTCGCCGTTTACCGGGCGGTTGATCGAGGTCAGTGTCAAAACAGGCGATAAGGTCTCGACTGGCGACACCATTGCGCTCATTGCCGTATCGGTGGATGAGGAGCAGGCGCCGCCTGTCGATGAACCCACACTCACGTTGCCCGGGGCGCCCGAGGGCAGCACCTACACCGGTCAAGTGGACAACAAATGTGAGCTACTTGTGCTCGGTGCGGGTGTGGCCGGCTATACGGCCGCTTTTCGCGCCGCCGATCTTGGCATGGACGTCACACTGGTTGAACGCTGGCCATCCTTGGGCGGAGTGTGTCTCAATGTTGGCTGCATCCCATCGAAAGCGCTGCTGCACGCCGCCAAAGTCATCGATGATGCCGCGGCAATGGCCCATCACGGCATCACGTTTGGCGCGCCGAAGGTTGATACCGAAAAACTGGTGAGCTGGAAAAACTCGGTAATCGGTAAACTCACACAAGGTCTTTCGGGGTTGGCAAAGCGACGCAAGGTGCGTGTCGCTCCCGGAGTTGGCACGTTTTTGTCGAGCCATCACATCGAAGTGACCAATTCAGGTGGTAGCGAAGTCATCGCCTTTGAGCAATGTGTCATTGCCGCGGGGAGTGAGCCGGTTAGCTTGCCGTTTATTCCCGACGATCCGCGTGTGATTGATTCCACCGGGGCGCTTGAGCTCGAAGAGTTACCCAAACGCCTGTTAGTTATCGGGGGCGGTATTATTGGGCTTGAGATGGCGGCGGTGTATTCCTCGCTCGGTGTTCAAATTTCGGTGGTAGAACTGACCGATCAGCTCATACCGGGTTGTGATGCGGACTTAGTTAAACCTTTGCATCAGCGCATTAAGAAGCGCTACGAAAACATTTGGCTCAACACCAAAGTGACGCTCGTCGAGAGCAAGTTGGACGGAATGGAGGTCACCTTCGAGCGCGATGGTGAACGCTATGTCGACACCTTTGGGCGTGTGCTGGTGGCCGTCGGTCGACGTCCAAACGGTGCGCTTATTGGTGCCGAAAACGCGGGTGTCACAGTGGATAATCGCGGCTTTATCCCATCGGATCAGCACATGAAAACCAACGTACCGCACATTTACTCCATCGGTGACGTGCGCGGTAATCCCATGCTTGCCCACAAGGGCAGTCATGAAGGCAAGGTGGCGGCCGAGTGTGCACACGGCCTCAAACGGGCCTTCGATGCGCGCGTTATTCCCTCGGTCGCCTACACCGACCCTGAAGTCGCGTGGGTAGGGCTGACGGAAACGGACGCGCGCAACAACAACGTGCCGTATGAAAAAGGAACCTTTCCTTGGGCGGCTAGCGGTCGCGCGTTAGCGCTTGGTGTTGATAGTGGCCTGACCAAGTTGCTGTTTGATCCTGATACGCATCGCGTCATTGGCATGGGGGCAGTCGGTCCACACGCCGGTGACCTGGTGGCCGAAGCGGCGCTGGCCATCGAAATGGGCTGCGATGCCGAAGACATCGGACTCACTATCCATGCGCACCCAACGTTATCCGAGACAGTGGCGATGGCGGCCGAGATGTTTGACGGCTCCATCACCGATTTGATCGCGCCCAAGAAGCGTTAGCGCGCGTTAACGCCAACACTCGCGTGGTGTGGGTGATGGGATGGAGGTAACTATGCATCGACACGCCTATCGGCGTCTGTTCGCTCTCGTCCTGATGAGCGCCATGTTGGCGGGCTGTCAGGTGTCAACGTCACCCCGCTCGGACCACGCATCGCTTGTTGCCGAACCAGCGCGCACCGCTGCGGTCGCCATGCCGGATGAGTACGGTGCGCGAGTGAGCGAAGCCATTTTGCGTCAGGGCGGAAATGCGGTGGATGCCGCGATTGCTGCGGCGTTTGCGCTCGCCGTCACCTATCCCGAAGCGGGCAACATCGGCGGCGGTGGTTTCATGCTCATCCACATCGATGGACGCAATCACTTTTTGGATTACCGCGAAAAAGCCCCGGGTCACGCGTCGCGCGATATGTACCTGGACGCACAAGGGGAGGTGATAGAAAACGCCAGCCTCATCGGTAATCGTGCTGCTGCGGTGCCGGGGACCGTCGCTGGTTTATACGAGGCACACACCCGCTTTGGAACGATGCCCTGGGATGCATTGATCGATCCTGCCATTGAGCTTGCCGAGAACGGTTTTGTGATGCCTGAATCGCTGGCTGAGTCCATCGCCGACATGCGCGAGTGGCTGGGCGATCAAACCAATTTTTTTGATTATTTCGGAGAGGCCAGCGCAGGCGAACGGTTTCGACAGCCCGAGCTTGCTCAGACACTTCGGCGAATTGCGAAGTGGGGGCCCGATGGCTTCTATCAGGGGGTGGTGGCCCAACAACTGGTCGACGCATTGCAACCCAATGGACTCATTTCACTCGAGGATCTTGCGGCCTACGAGGCCGTATGGCGTCAACCGTTGATCGCCGAGTGGCGTGGTTACACACTCGTGTCCGCACCCCCGCCGAGTTCCGGTGGCTTTGCGGTCGTGCAGTTGCTAAAAATGAAAGATGCCTTGGCGCATGAGTTTGAGGGCAAGGCGCACAACTCAGCGCCGTACGTGCACTTAGTCGCTGAAATGGAAAAGCGCGTGTTTGCGGATCGCGCTGAGTATCTTGGTGATCCAGACTTTGTCGATGTGCCAATCGATGCATTGATCGATGACGAGTACATTCAAGCGCGCGCGCACGATGTCAATCCGCGTGCGATCTCCCGTCTGGCCGCGGTGCCGCCGGGGTTTGAGTCGGCGGACACCACGCACTTCTCAATTGTCGATGGGGACGGTAATGCCGTGGCCAACACGTATACGATTAATTGGCATTTTGGCAGCGGTGTTGTCGTCGAAGGCGGCGGATTTTTACTGAACAACGAAATGGATGATTTTAGTGTTAAGCCAGGTGTGCCAAACGTGTATGGGGTCGTCGGCAATTCGGCCAATGCCATCGCGCCACATAAACGCAGTCTGTCTTCCATGTCGCCAACGATGCTGTTGCAAAATGGCGAGGTTGATTTAGTGGTGGGTACGCCCGGTGGCTCGACTATTTTCACCTCTGTGTTTCAGGTTATTGTGAATGTGCTCGACTTCAATATGACCCCGCAGCAGGCGGTGGACGCGAGCCGTTTTCATCATCAACTTCTGCCGCCGGACCTCGTGACGTACAGTCCTAGCCGGCCGCTGCGGCCCGACGTGCAGTCGAGTCTGAGCAAAAGCGGTTATCGCACTGAGCCGCATAGCTGGGAGTTTGGCGATCTGCAGTTAATCGTTCGAGACGGCGAGACACTGATTCCGGCGTCGGATGCCAGGCAGCGTGGCGTGTCGCGCGTGATTGCCTTACCTCGATAGGTGCGGTCGATGACGTCAAGCCGATTGCGTAGCCCGTGGATGTTTCTTGCGCTCATCCTTACGCTCTGTGGCTGTGCGGGGTCGCCCAATCGCCCCGATCTTGCCCGACTCTACGCGCATCAAGCCGACGATTCGGCCATCGTACCCGTAGTGCTGATTCACGGCATGCTCGGCGCCCGCCTGTATAACCATGACACGCAAAATGAAATCTGGCCAGGCTCGCTGCGCCGCTTACTCTTTGACGATTATCGGGCGTTAGAGCTCGACATCAGCCAGCGCGATGCGGTGTTGGTGCCGTCATCCTTAACCCCTTCCGGCATTACCGATGGGGCGGGCGGCCGCGATTTTTATGGCCGCATCATCAAAGTGTTAAGCGGTGCGGGCGGTTATGACATAACTGAAATCGGCACTCCAGCGAACGGCAATCGTCGCCGCTTGTATGTGTTCGACTACGATTGGCGTCAAGATAATGTGTACAACGTACGACGATTGCACGCATTCATCGAAGCGATTCGCCGCGATCACAACGCCGAAGATCTGAAAGTGGATGTAGTCGCGCACAGTATGGGCGGACTCATCACGCGTTACTATGCGCGATATGGCACTCAAGATGTGTTGGATGACAACGCGTTTCCGGTCAATCTGGAAGGCGCAAGTCGATTGCGTCGCGTGGTGTTGTTAGGCACGCCAAACTTTGGCTCGGTGCTGGCGGCGGATATTCTCGACAAGGGAATGCGTGTCGGTTTTGGTACGATCGCGCCCGAAGTTGTCGCCACCTTTCCAAGTGCCTATCAAGTGTTGCCACACGCTTTGCACGCGTGGTTGCTCGATATGCAAGGCGAAGCGCTGTCGCACGATATTTTCGATGTTGAATTTTGGCGCGATCACCAGCTGTCGATTTTCCACCCAAAAGTGCGCCAACGCATTGTCGAGGCAGCGGCCTCACCGGCGCAAGGGCGTGCTCGTTTTGAGGCGTTTGAAGCATTTTTCGATCGCAGTTTGGAACGTGCTCGGCGCTTCACGTGGTCGTTGACCGTCACCCTTGATCAAGTGCCGATTCGTTACGGGGTGTTTGGTGGTGATTGCGCGCTGACGCCCACCCGTATGGTGTTGGAGCCAGTCGACGAGCATCACCACTTACGCCTGGAGCCCAAAGACATTAAACACAAACAACCCGGCATCGACTATGAGCGGCGCATGCTCGAGCCGGGCGACGGTACGGTGAGTAAAGCCTCACTGTTGGCTAGGCAGAGTAGCGATCCGACCATTGCGCGGCATCGTTACAGCTTCTTTCCGCTGGGTTACGCGTTCTTTCTTTGCGAAGACCATCAAACCCTCACAGGCAACATCAGTTTTCAAGATAATTTGCTCAATGCGCTGTTGTCTGCCGACCACAATCAATATTGAACTGCCGGTGCGAACGACGCTCTAAATGAGTGGTATGAACGGTTTCGATACAGGCATGATGCTATTTGACTGAGATTTCGGGTAATCCCCGAAAAAACAGGATTTTGTATCGCGTGTTTTGTGATTGGTTCCTTTGTGAAGTCTTGACAAAACGCTTATGGTCTGTGGAATTAACGTGACATAAAAACGGATGGATTGGTTTATGCGAACACTCGCCATTAGGCTGTTTCTCTTTTCCGCGCTGGCGCTCGCGCTCATGTCGCCGGCATCCGCGGTGGAGCGCGTTGCCTCGGAGGCTCGCTATGTCGAGGAGCCGCTCAGTTTTCGCCAAGCGCTCGATTTTCGCTCGGAGTCCCCGCTGTCGCTGACACGGCTTGATCAACAGAAGCTTGTTGCGGAGGATGCGCAGCGTGCTCAAGCCGGGCAGCCGGTGCGTGTTGCTGTGAAACGAAACGTTCCGGTTCTTGACCGATCTCAAGGCCGATGGACACAGGTAGACGAGACGTCGATCTGGCGACTGGAAGTGAATGCGGGGGACGCTCAGTGGCTGAGCTTTGCCTTTGAGAACGTGTTTTTGCCCCCGGGTGCAGCGCTCTTTGTCTACAGCGATGATCATCGTCAACTGCTTGGTCCGTACACCGAAGCCGACAACAAGTCGCACAAGAAACTTTGGACCGCCATGATCGAAGGGCAATCGGCGGTGATTGAAATTAACGTGCCCACTCGTATGAAACCCTTTTTGACGTTTGATCTTAAGAGTGTCAATCATGGTTACCGCGATTTGAAATCGCTGAGTACACCCAAAGCGGGCGCGTGCAACATTGATGTTGTGTGTCCGCAAGGGGATGATTGGCGCGATCAGATTCGATCGGTTGCGCGCTACATCTTCGATAGCCAAGGCGGCACGTTTACCTGCACGGGCAATATGGTCAACAACGCAACTGGCGATCGCAAGCCGTATTTTTTAACGGCCAGCCACTGTGTGTCGACAGCAGCCGAAGTGCAGTCCATGGTGCTGTTTTGGAATTTCGAAAAATCAATGTGCGGCGGACCCAACGACGGTTCTCAAGCGCAGAGTCAGAGCGGCGCGACACTGTTGGCCACGATCGGTAGTTTGGATGGTCCAGAGCCACGGTTTGATATGACACTGGTCGAACTGGATACGACGCCGCCGGATTCGTTCAATGTTCGTTGGACCGGTTGGGACACCACGGACACCACGCCGAGTTCAGGCGTGAGTATTCACCATCCCGACGGTACAGAAAAACGCATTAGCGTTGACTCAGGTCCAATCATTAACACCAATTTTGGTTCCACCGCGCCCAATCCCAATAGCGTGCATATTATGATCGCGGCTTGGGACGAGGGCACAACAGAGGGTGGCTCATCCGGCTCTGGTTTTTGGAACCAAGACCAGCGTCTGGTTGGGGTGCTGTCTGGTGGTGGTGCGTCGTGTGACACGCCGGACGCACCCGATTTTTATGCCCATCTCGCGTCACATTACGATGTGGGCACAACGTCAGCGACGCGGCTGAAAGCGTGGCTCGATCCGGATGATACGGGCATCACGCTAGTAGATGGTGTCGACGCATGTGACCCACCGACGGTCTCGTTCTCCATTAATCCCAATCCGGCGCAGGCCAATGAACTTGTCACCTTCACATCCACCGTGTCGGGCACGGGACCGTTCACCTATGCCTGGGATTTCGATGGGGACGATGTGGTGGACAGCACACTGCCTTCGCCAACACACACCTATACCAGCGCCTACGTGGGCAATGTGACCCTCGAGGTGACGGCAACCCAAACCTGCACCGCGAGCAGCTCGCGCAGCATTATTGCGTTTCCACCAGGCGGCAATAGCCCACCAGAAGCCGTCGCCACCATCACATCGGCCACGGCCGATGAACGAACGACGGTGCAACTTGACGCATCCGGCAGTAGCGATCCGAACGGCGATGCACTGACTTATTCCTGGCGGCAGTCTGCGGGGCCGAATGCGACCATCGCAAACAGCTCGGCGGCGGTCACAAACGTCACGCTGCCCGACATTACGGGAGATACCTCGGCGACATTTGAAGTGACGGTCACCGACGTGTTTGGTGCGTCGGACATCGCGACGGTCACGGTCAGTATTGTGAATGTGAATCGCGCGCCAACGGCTACCGTCTCGCAGGTGGTGCTGTCAGCCAACGAGGGCGCGTCGGTCATGCTCAACGCGGTTGCCAGCAGTGATCCCGATGGCGACGCCGTAACGTTTGCCTGGAGCCAGACCGCCGGCCTGGCCGTAACGCTCAACAATCCGACGTCAGCCACCGCCTCGTTCACGGCGCCTGAGGTCTCGGCGGCCACCAGTCTGACTTTCAGCGTGACCGTTACCGATCCGGGTGGGCTGTCCGATTCGGCCAGTATGAGCGTGACGGTTAACGATACAACACCACCACCCAGTAGTGGCGGCGGCGGTGGCGGCGGTGGCGCCGCGGGAATGTTTGGGTTGTTGCTCGTGTTGTTTGCTGCCGTGCGTCGCCACAGGCGATGGTCACCGCTTGTGGCCGGTGTCGCGCTCGTTTCACTCGGCGCCTGCAGTACACCGGACACGAACTACGACGAAGTGCCTACCGGGGTGTCGGTGCAGTCTGCCGACGCTGGCGACGTCCTGACGCTGACCCTGCGAGACGGTCGCAAGCAGACCGCGCGAATCACGGACGCACAGACCGTGCGCGCGATAGCGACCGCGTTTAATGAACGAGAGCGCCGCTACGAAAAAATTAAACCACTGTTTGAATACGAACTCGAAATGGACATGGATGGCCAAACGCAAACCTGGCTAGTCAGTCCCAAAGGCTATGTTCAGCAAGCCGGATCCTATGAGTTATACCGAGTCGACATGGCGACATTGGCCCCGCACATGCGCTAAGGGCATCGCGCTCACGAGGCGCGGGAACCTGCTCCCCTGTGTCGATGTCTTAACTAACGTCATCAAGACACGACACACTATTTGGGGGGAAATATGAATCGACTCGCACACAGTGCCGCCTTGCTGCTGTGTTGTTCGCTCGTCGCCTGCGCGACCGCGAACAACGCACCGACGGCTAGCAACGAGATCGCCCAAGTTGGCGATCAACTCGCCGACCAGGCGCAAGCCGCCTATACGGCCGAAGATTGGCCCACCACCGCGCGGCTGTATACGCAGCTCACGCAATCCGACCCCACCAACGTGCGCTATTGGTATCGATTGGCCGTGGCGCAACGTTACATAGGCCAACTCACTGACGCGCTCGACTCACTTCAACAGGGCGTGAATCATGGCCTGCCCGTTTCCTACGCCGATTACGAACGCGCCAAAGTCGCGGCAACCCAAGGGCAGGCCGACAACGCGATCCGCTTATTGCGCTCGGCGGCGGCAGCGGGTTTGTCGGGTCAACAGCGTGTGCTCGACAACGAGCAGCTTGCCGCTTTGGTCGGTACGGCCGGATTTGATGATGTCCTAGACCAACTCGAGGCGAATGCCAATCCGTGTCGCGCTGGCGAGTTTCGGCATTTCGATTTTTGGCTTGGCACCTGGGATGTGGCCGACGCAAACGGCACTCCAATGGGTCGTAACACAATTTCATCGAAAGAAAACGGCTGCCTTATTCTTGAAGAGTGGCAAAGTGCGTCCGGCGGCACCGGCATGAGCATGAACTACTACGACGTTGTGTCGAGCGAATGGACGCAGGTGTGGGTGAGTCCGGGTCTTCAGTTGCGGATCACCGGTGGTCTTATTGAGGGTTCGATGGTGCTCGAGGGTGTGGCACACACGTTGCAGCAAGGTCTCACTCGCCCGTTTC belongs to Pseudomonadota bacterium and includes:
- the ggt gene encoding gamma-glutamyltransferase; the protein is MHRHAYRRLFALVLMSAMLAGCQVSTSPRSDHASLVAEPARTAAVAMPDEYGARVSEAILRQGGNAVDAAIAAAFALAVTYPEAGNIGGGGFMLIHIDGRNHFLDYREKAPGHASRDMYLDAQGEVIENASLIGNRAAAVPGTVAGLYEAHTRFGTMPWDALIDPAIELAENGFVMPESLAESIADMREWLGDQTNFFDYFGEASAGERFRQPELAQTLRRIAKWGPDGFYQGVVAQQLVDALQPNGLISLEDLAAYEAVWRQPLIAEWRGYTLVSAPPPSSGGFAVVQLLKMKDALAHEFEGKAHNSAPYVHLVAEMEKRVFADRAEYLGDPDFVDVPIDALIDDEYIQARAHDVNPRAISRLAAVPPGFESADTTHFSIVDGDGNAVANTYTINWHFGSGVVVEGGGFLLNNEMDDFSVKPGVPNVYGVVGNSANAIAPHKRSLSSMSPTMLLQNGEVDLVVGTPGGSTIFTSVFQVIVNVLDFNMTPQQAVDASRFHHQLLPPDLVTYSPSRPLRPDVQSSLSKSGYRTEPHSWEFGDLQLIVRDGETLIPASDARQRGVSRVIALPR
- a CDS encoding dihydrolipoyllysine-residue acetyltransferase, whose translation is MSDRIEVRVPDLGDFSDVEVIEVLVEPGQTVDAEEGLITLETDKAAMDVPSPHAGKVLELTVALGDTVSEGHVILTLEVAASADAVDTATDDAQADEAISNVAASAEPSLVNVAVPNLGDFDDVEVIEVLMKAGDRVDVDTPLLTLETDKATMDVPSEVSGTIESVSVSVGDRVSAGAVVATCLADAAAQSPAAPAIDATPAPTPAPAPTAATSSPPAPATGAAPAALPPISEATFKLAHASPAVRKFARELGVDLGRVTGSGVKSRISKDDVKAFVKSVMMGGSASVGSALPELPSVDHAKFGDITLEPLSRIQKISGPRLHASWVNIPHVTQNDLGDFTATEARRKEMKAAAADQDIKLTPLAFVVRACVIGLTEFPLFNASLSDDGKAMVMKDYINIGFAADTPNGLMVPVIHNAESLGVLEIAKALGELSLKAREGKLKATDMQGGTFTVSSLGGIGGTSFTPIINPPEVAILGVSRSAMQPVYIDGQFEPRLMLPLSLSYDHRVIDGASAARFTARLAALVGDIDALVSA
- the aceE gene encoding pyruvate dehydrogenase (acetyl-transferring), homodimeric type, encoding MRDGKSNPDVDPAETRDWLESIDSVLKVHGPERAHFLIDHLVDHTRRSGAYLPFTPNTAYLNTLPVGQEPVYPGDIAIEKRILAYLRWNAMAMVVHANKLSSEYGGHIASYASSAVLYEVGFNHFWRARTKDFLGDMVFIQGHVSPGIYARAFLEGRLEEEDLLRFRQEVGGGGLSSYPHPWLMPNFWQFPTVSMGLGPMMAIYQARFMRYMQNRDLLKFQDRKIWCFLGDGEMDEPESLGAITMPVREKLDNLIFVVNCNLQRLDGPVRGNGKIIQELEAAFTGAGWNVIKVVWGSRWDPLLAKDHKGLLRKRMEEAVDGEYQNFKAKGGAYTREHFFGKYPELKAMVANMSDEDIWRLNRGGHDMQKVYAAYAEAIKPTGRPTVILAKTVKGFGMGSAGEGQNITHQKKKLDEQALRDFRDRFNIPVSDKDLLEVPFCKPPKDSDEMKYLKSHRERLGGSLPARTTSAPSLEVPALSDFDVQLKGTGEREASTTMAMVRIVTQLIKDKNIGKHIVPIVPDEARTFGMEGMFRQVGIYSSMGQLYTPQDADQLMYYREDKKGQILQEGINEAGATCSWIAAGTSYSNHGVSAIPFYLFYSMFGFQRVGDFMWAAADMQARGFYIGGTAGRTTLAGEGLQHQDGHSLVLASTIPNCLAYDPAYAYELAVIVQDGLRRMHQEQENVFYYLTCMNENYLHPAMPDGVEEGILRGMYRLREGSKGKLRVQLFGSGTILREVLAASDLLADEFDLPSDVWSVTSYTELRRDGAEKDRWNMLHPGSTPRKPYVAECLDGLNGPFIAASDYMKIVPDQIRNWVPGRYCVLGTDGFGRSDGRAALRRHFEVDRYYIAVSALNALAEEGAIGADKVKEAIRKFGVDVSKPNPSSV
- the lpdA gene encoding dihydrolipoyl dehydrogenase, which gives rise to MSEPTIIQVPELGDFDEVEIIDVLVRPGDQVHKEDALVTLETDKAAMDVPSPFTGRLIEVSVKTGDKVSTGDTIALIAVSVDEEQAPPVDEPTLTLPGAPEGSTYTGQVDNKCELLVLGAGVAGYTAAFRAADLGMDVTLVERWPSLGGVCLNVGCIPSKALLHAAKVIDDAAAMAHHGITFGAPKVDTEKLVSWKNSVIGKLTQGLSGLAKRRKVRVAPGVGTFLSSHHIEVTNSGGSEVIAFEQCVIAAGSEPVSLPFIPDDPRVIDSTGALELEELPKRLLVIGGGIIGLEMAAVYSSLGVQISVVELTDQLIPGCDADLVKPLHQRIKKRYENIWLNTKVTLVESKLDGMEVTFERDGERYVDTFGRVLVAVGRRPNGALIGAENAGVTVDNRGFIPSDQHMKTNVPHIYSIGDVRGNPMLAHKGSHEGKVAAECAHGLKRAFDARVIPSVAYTDPEVAWVGLTETDARNNNVPYEKGTFPWAASGRALALGVDSGLTKLLFDPDTHRVIGMGAVGPHAGDLVAEAALAIEMGCDAEDIGLTIHAHPTLSETVAMAAEMFDGSITDLIAPKKR